In the genome of Rhodoferax sp. BAB1, one region contains:
- a CDS encoding efflux RND transporter permease subunit, whose protein sequence is MISRLIHWSIANRILVLIATLIISAWGVLTLLRTPLDALPDLSDTQVIIRTTWPGQAPQIVENQITYPLTTTMLSVPGTKAVRGFSLFGDSFVYVLFDDNVDLYWARSRVLEYLNQVQSRLPATARSSIGPDASGVGWIYQYALIDRRGQQDIAQLRALQDWFLRFELKTVADVAEVASIGGMVKQYQIVLDPDKLAAYRISQDMVSAAVGRANQETGGSVIELGEAEYAVRASGYLQSLDDFRAIPIRTTAAGISVRLGDVANVQIGPEMRRGIGELNGEGEAVGGVIVMRTGKNALATIQAVKTKLAELQRSLPTGVEIVPVYDRSGLIARAVDNLQTKLIEEFIVVGLVCLVFLFHLRSALVAIVTLPLGVMMAFIVMQYQGINANIMSLGGIAIAIGAMVDAAIVMIENAHKHLERWEHDNPELALSGERRWQLIAEAAAEVGPALFFSLLVITLSFIPVFALEAQEGRLFSPLAYTKTYAMAASAGLAVTLIPVLMGYLIRGRIPSETQNPINRVLIAIYRPMLDVVLRWPRLTLACSVIMLVLSLWPLQRLGSEFLPPLDEGDLLYMPTALPGLSAAKASELLQQTDRLIKTVPEVLSVYGKAGRADTATDPAPLEMFETTIQFKPRDQWRPGMTLDKLVDELDRSVRVPGLSNIWVPPIRNRIDMLATGIKSPVGVKVAGPDLATIDGLTRQIEQVVKPVRGVSSALSERLTGGRYIDVDINRQAAARYGLNIADVQEIMEGSLGGMEIGKTVEGLQRFSINLRYPREMRDSLPRLRALPIVTPAGQRLLLSDVADIRISDGPPMLRSENSRLAGFVYVDVRGRDLRGTVLDMQKAVADQVQLPPGYSVSWSGQFEFLERATAKLKVVIPFTLLIIFVLLYITFRHIGDAVLIMGTLPFALIGGIWLLWALGHNVSVASVIGFIALAGVAAEFGVIMLLYLRQSWETRLAQGRMDEGALLEAIREGAVLRVRPKAMTVATIVAGLLPIFWGSGTGSEVMQRIAAPMVGGMISAPLLSLFVVPAVFYLMRGRDCRLISP, encoded by the coding sequence ATGATCTCCCGCCTGATCCACTGGAGCATCGCCAACCGCATCCTGGTGCTGATCGCGACGCTCATCATCAGCGCCTGGGGGGTGTTGACACTGCTGCGCACGCCGCTGGACGCCCTGCCCGATCTCTCGGACACCCAGGTCATCATTCGCACCACCTGGCCTGGGCAGGCGCCGCAGATCGTCGAGAACCAGATCACCTATCCGCTCACGACCACCATGCTCTCGGTGCCCGGGACCAAGGCGGTGCGCGGGTTTTCCTTGTTCGGCGACAGCTTCGTCTACGTCCTCTTCGATGACAACGTGGACCTCTACTGGGCCCGCTCGCGGGTGCTGGAATACCTTAATCAGGTGCAGTCGCGCCTGCCGGCCACGGCCCGCTCCTCCATCGGGCCGGATGCCAGCGGTGTGGGCTGGATCTATCAGTACGCGCTGATCGACCGCAGAGGCCAGCAGGACATTGCCCAGCTGCGAGCCCTGCAGGACTGGTTCCTGCGCTTCGAGCTCAAGACCGTGGCCGATGTGGCCGAGGTCGCCAGCATCGGGGGCATGGTCAAGCAGTACCAGATCGTGCTGGACCCCGACAAGCTGGCGGCTTACCGCATCAGCCAGGACATGGTCAGCGCGGCCGTGGGACGTGCCAACCAGGAAACCGGCGGTTCCGTGATCGAGCTGGGCGAGGCGGAATACGCGGTCCGGGCCAGTGGCTACCTTCAATCTCTGGACGACTTCCGGGCCATCCCCATCCGGACCACCGCGGCAGGCATCTCGGTGCGTCTGGGGGATGTGGCCAACGTGCAGATCGGCCCCGAGATGCGCCGGGGCATCGGGGAGCTTAATGGTGAAGGCGAAGCTGTCGGCGGCGTCATCGTCATGCGCACCGGGAAGAATGCCCTGGCCACCATCCAGGCCGTCAAGACCAAGCTGGCCGAACTGCAGCGCAGCCTGCCCACCGGCGTGGAGATCGTACCGGTGTACGACCGCTCGGGCCTGATCGCCCGCGCGGTGGACAACCTGCAGACCAAGTTGATCGAGGAGTTCATCGTCGTCGGCCTGGTCTGCCTGGTGTTCCTGTTCCACCTGCGCAGCGCACTGGTCGCGATCGTGACCCTGCCGCTGGGGGTGATGATGGCTTTCATCGTGATGCAGTACCAGGGCATCAACGCGAACATCATGTCCCTGGGGGGCATCGCCATCGCCATCGGCGCCATGGTGGATGCGGCGATTGTCATGATCGAGAACGCGCACAAGCATCTCGAACGGTGGGAGCATGACAACCCTGAACTCGCGCTCTCTGGAGAACGCCGCTGGCAGCTCATAGCTGAAGCTGCAGCGGAAGTTGGGCCTGCACTTTTCTTCTCCTTGCTGGTGATCACCTTGAGCTTCATCCCGGTCTTCGCACTGGAGGCCCAGGAAGGACGGCTGTTCTCGCCGCTGGCTTACACCAAGACCTATGCCATGGCCGCCTCGGCCGGGTTGGCGGTGACCCTCATTCCCGTCCTCATGGGCTATCTGATCCGCGGCCGGATCCCCAGCGAGACTCAGAACCCGATCAACCGGGTTCTGATCGCGATTTACCGACCGATGTTGGATGTTGTGCTGCGCTGGCCCAGGCTCACCTTGGCCTGCTCGGTGATTATGCTGGTACTCAGCCTCTGGCCACTGCAACGGCTGGGCAGCGAGTTCCTGCCACCACTGGACGAAGGCGACCTGCTCTACATGCCGACCGCACTGCCCGGCCTCTCGGCCGCCAAAGCCTCGGAGCTGCTGCAGCAGACGGATCGGCTGATCAAGACTGTGCCGGAGGTGCTTAGCGTGTATGGCAAGGCAGGACGTGCCGATACCGCGACCGACCCTGCGCCGCTGGAGATGTTCGAGACCACGATCCAGTTCAAGCCGCGCGATCAATGGCGGCCTGGTATGACCTTGGACAAACTGGTGGACGAACTGGATCGTAGTGTTCGGGTACCAGGCCTGTCCAATATCTGGGTGCCGCCCATCCGCAACCGGATCGACATGCTGGCTACGGGTATCAAGAGCCCTGTGGGCGTCAAGGTGGCGGGCCCGGACTTGGCCACCATTGATGGTCTGACGCGTCAGATCGAGCAGGTCGTCAAGCCGGTACGGGGTGTCAGCAGCGCCTTGTCCGAGCGTCTCACAGGAGGCCGCTACATCGATGTAGATATCAACCGGCAAGCCGCCGCCCGCTATGGGCTGAACATCGCCGACGTTCAGGAAATCATGGAGGGAAGCCTGGGCGGCATGGAGATCGGCAAGACCGTCGAAGGCCTGCAGCGGTTCAGCATCAACCTGCGCTACCCCCGCGAGATGCGGGACTCCTTGCCCCGCCTGCGGGCCTTGCCTATCGTCACGCCAGCTGGGCAGCGACTGCTGCTGTCCGACGTGGCTGATATCCGCATCAGCGATGGACCACCCATGCTGCGCAGCGAGAACAGCCGGCTGGCTGGCTTTGTCTACGTTGACGTGCGTGGCCGCGATCTACGTGGGACCGTGCTCGATATGCAAAAGGCTGTCGCTGACCAGGTGCAGCTGCCCCCGGGCTACTCGGTGTCCTGGTCAGGCCAGTTCGAGTTCCTTGAGCGTGCCACGGCCAAGCTCAAGGTGGTGATTCCCTTCACCCTGCTCATCATCTTTGTGTTGCTCTACATCACCTTCCGCCACATCGGGGACGCCGTGCTGATCATGGGCACCCTGCCTTTCGCCTTGATCGGCGGCATCTGGCTGCTCTGGGCCTTGGGACACAACGTCTCCGTGGCCAGCGTGATTGGCTTCATCGCCCTGGCCGGAGTGGCAGCTGAGTTTGGCGTGATCATGCTGCTCTACCTGAGGCAGTCCTGGGAGACCCGCCTGGCGCAGGGACGCATGGATGAGGGGGCGCTGCTGGAGGCGATACGCGAAGGAGCGGTGCTACGCGTCCGCCCCAAGGCCATGACCGTAGCCACCATCGTGGCCGGCTTGCTGCCGATCTTCTGGGGTAGTGGGACGGGTAGTGAGGTGATGCAGAGGATTGCGGCGCCCATGGTGGGCGGGATGATCAGCGCGCCCTTGTTGTCGCTCTTCGTTGTCCCGGCTGTTTTTTATCTGATGAGAGGCCGGGACTGCCGCTTAATTAGCCCGTGA
- a CDS encoding efflux RND transporter periplasmic adaptor subunit, whose translation MKIQIKTIQVPAYWVALILALVALGFWWLGARMAPSTTGGATAGAASTTSTPMEDPGTWSMAQGEDATRRHLREGLKAGDIDPQTGRTILFYVDPMVPGKNFDAPSKSPFMDMMLVPRYAGASDADAGSVSVSPRVQQNLGLRTSTVMEGVLSSGISAVGNIAWNERLQTTLSSRAMGYVEKLYVRAPLDTVAKDQPLLDIYVPDWVAAQEDYLAITRMQGPDLDVLRQSALQRMRQVGMSEAQIRQVTDSASLQARLTLRAPQAGVLTELMVREGGTVMPGMLLLRLQGTQTVWAEAEVPESQIAELRPGMAVRASSPAFPDATFEGRVQALLPQVDASTRTLKARLELRNPGTKLMPGMLVQMQFAGAARKATLLVPSDAVIRTGQRNMVMLAEENGYYRPIEVKTGREANGKIEILAGLDLGQNVVVSGQFLIDSEASLRGLVERFNQGPAQAAQAATQAYATDAVIEKIEGEAVTLTHPPVPALKWPGMTMDFRLPPAEQRPAKLAAGEKVRIEFRMQDGDMPLITRLERLSSGGGQ comes from the coding sequence ATGAAGATTCAAATTAAAACCATACAAGTCCCGGCCTATTGGGTCGCCCTCATCCTGGCCCTCGTAGCCCTCGGCTTCTGGTGGCTCGGCGCTCGGATGGCGCCCTCGACCACTGGCGGAGCCACAGCGGGGGCCGCAAGCACCACAAGCACTCCTATGGAGGACCCGGGAACCTGGTCCATGGCACAGGGCGAGGACGCCACGCGCCGACATCTGCGCGAGGGCTTGAAGGCAGGTGATATAGACCCCCAGACCGGGCGCACCATTCTTTTTTACGTGGACCCCATGGTGCCCGGCAAGAACTTTGACGCACCGAGCAAGTCACCTTTCATGGACATGATGCTGGTGCCGCGCTACGCCGGCGCCAGTGATGCCGATGCCGGGTCAGTCAGCGTCAGTCCGCGCGTCCAGCAAAACCTCGGTTTGCGTACGTCTACGGTGATGGAAGGTGTTCTGTCGTCCGGCATCTCAGCAGTCGGCAACATCGCCTGGAATGAGCGGCTGCAGACAACGCTGAGCAGTCGCGCTATGGGCTATGTGGAGAAGTTGTATGTACGTGCCCCCCTGGATACCGTGGCAAAGGACCAACCACTGCTGGACATCTACGTACCGGACTGGGTGGCCGCGCAGGAAGACTACCTGGCCATCACCCGGATGCAAGGTCCTGATCTGGATGTCCTGCGCCAGTCCGCTCTGCAACGCATGCGCCAGGTCGGCATGTCCGAAGCGCAGATACGCCAGGTGACGGATAGTGCATCCCTGCAAGCTCGCTTGACCCTGCGCGCGCCCCAGGCCGGCGTGCTGACCGAACTCATGGTGCGTGAAGGAGGCACCGTCATGCCGGGCATGCTGCTGCTGCGCCTGCAAGGGACCCAGACCGTCTGGGCCGAGGCCGAGGTGCCGGAAAGCCAGATCGCCGAGCTCAGGCCGGGGATGGCCGTGCGTGCCAGCAGTCCGGCGTTTCCGGATGCGACCTTCGAAGGCCGGGTGCAGGCCCTGCTGCCTCAGGTGGATGCCAGCACACGGACCCTCAAAGCCAGATTGGAGCTGCGCAACCCGGGCACAAAACTCATGCCCGGCATGCTGGTTCAGATGCAGTTCGCCGGAGCCGCGCGCAAAGCCACTTTGCTTGTTCCCAGCGATGCCGTGATCCGTACCGGACAGCGCAATATGGTGATGCTGGCCGAGGAGAACGGGTATTACCGGCCCATCGAGGTGAAAACCGGTCGCGAAGCCAACGGGAAGATCGAGATTCTGGCTGGCCTGGACCTGGGGCAGAACGTCGTGGTGTCCGGTCAGTTCCTGATCGATTCCGAGGCCAGCCTGCGCGGTCTGGTGGAGCGGTTCAACCAGGGCCCAGCGCAGGCGGCCCAAGCCGCAACACAGGCCTACGCGACCGACGCTGTGATCGAGAAAATTGAGGGCGAGGCTGTGACCCTGACGCACCCACCGGTTCCAGCGTTGAAGTGGCCCGGTATGACGATGGACTTCCGCTTGCCGCCGGCTGAACAGCGCCCGGCCAAGCTGGCGGCCGGCGAGAAGGTCAGGATCGAGTTCAGGATGCAGGACGGCGACATGCCGCTGATCACTCGGCTTGAACGCCTGAGCAGCGGAGGTGGCCAATGA
- a CDS encoding cyclic GMP-AMP synthase DncV-like nucleotidyltransferase, producing the protein MKLLEHFKTFLDDQVDLNQTRGDQLDSSVSAVQTAIKDSGWKSSIIEFSAHGSWAHGTIIKPLPDKEFDADLLVIVKPVEGWEAKDYVNTLYSALEQNATYKDKLRRYSHCVTIEYAGIRRIDIAPVVRGRWIAGLDEVCNRTSNEFERSAPTEYTKWVVQKNAIAAGNDLKKVTRLLKYLRDIKGNFTCPSFLLTTLLGYRVQESDKYANTFPDTPTTLKCLLGRLDDWLQANPTLPEVRNPVLPTEVQSKAWDETKYSNFREKINLYRGWVDEAYDEQDRDESIGKWRRVFGDDFASGETKEAASRISESAVVTKSTSAVALAGQYKDLVEWVKQAGLQVIPAKLRKLPHIERPKWRRAQNSYTVKVAAQLLNGEYGSSLGPVSSGQPLQPKYWIRFTAANNIGAPFPDDYRVWWRVTNTDKVATAAGQLRGEFYKSDASTPASRVEHLEYRGVHFVEAFLVRKSDDRLLGQSDPFYVVIE; encoded by the coding sequence ATGAAGTTGCTCGAACACTTCAAAACGTTCCTCGACGACCAGGTCGACCTGAATCAAACGCGGGGCGACCAGCTCGACTCCAGCGTTTCGGCGGTTCAGACTGCAATTAAGGACAGCGGCTGGAAGTCGTCCATCATCGAGTTCTCAGCTCATGGCTCCTGGGCACATGGCACCATCATCAAGCCGCTTCCGGACAAGGAGTTCGACGCCGACCTGCTCGTCATTGTCAAGCCAGTGGAGGGCTGGGAAGCGAAGGACTACGTCAACACCCTCTACTCCGCCCTGGAGCAGAACGCGACCTACAAGGACAAGCTGCGGCGCTATTCGCACTGCGTCACCATCGAGTACGCGGGGATTCGCCGAATCGATATTGCTCCCGTCGTGCGCGGCCGCTGGATTGCCGGATTGGACGAGGTCTGCAACCGAACAAGCAACGAGTTCGAGCGCAGCGCGCCCACTGAGTACACGAAGTGGGTGGTCCAGAAGAACGCCATCGCGGCCGGCAACGACCTGAAGAAGGTCACCAGGCTGCTGAAGTACCTGCGCGACATCAAGGGCAACTTCACCTGCCCGTCGTTCCTGCTGACTACCCTCCTGGGCTATCGGGTCCAAGAGTCGGACAAGTACGCGAACACGTTCCCGGACACCCCGACCACGCTCAAGTGCTTGCTCGGTCGGCTCGATGATTGGCTGCAGGCCAATCCGACCCTGCCGGAGGTACGCAACCCAGTGCTTCCCACAGAGGTGCAGAGTAAGGCGTGGGACGAGACCAAGTACTCGAACTTCCGCGAGAAGATAAATCTGTACCGTGGCTGGGTGGACGAGGCGTACGATGAGCAAGACCGGGACGAGTCAATCGGCAAGTGGCGGCGCGTCTTCGGTGACGATTTCGCGTCTGGCGAGACCAAGGAAGCCGCATCGCGGATTAGCGAATCGGCTGTCGTGACCAAGTCCACCAGCGCCGTTGCTCTGGCCGGCCAATACAAGGACTTAGTCGAGTGGGTCAAGCAAGCTGGCCTTCAGGTCATTCCTGCGAAGCTGCGTAAGCTCCCGCACATTGAGCGGCCTAAGTGGCGTCGGGCGCAGAACAGCTACACGGTCAAGGTTGCGGCCCAGCTCCTTAACGGCGAGTACGGCTCCAGCCTGGGACCGGTGTCCTCCGGGCAGCCGCTGCAGCCGAAGTACTGGATTCGCTTCACAGCTGCTAACAACATCGGCGCGCCGTTCCCGGACGATTATCGGGTCTGGTGGCGCGTCACGAACACTGACAAGGTCGCGACCGCGGCTGGCCAGTTGCGAGGCGAGTTCTACAAAAGCGACGCGAGTACGCCAGCAAGTCGTGTGGAGCACCTGGAGTACCGTGGCGTTCACTTCGTGGAGGCTTTCTTAGTTCGTAAGTCAGACGACCGGCTCTTGGGCCAGTCGGATCCGTTCTACGTAGTCATTGAATAA
- a CDS encoding S-4TM family putative pore-forming effector: MTKRNDITELQAKPEMVRLIWARDKTYQAAKHTQGWFVFWTAAVPVLGALTSGLWPDLKPALALISLLLLFLDVGLIDRLQKERLKRGAKLQEEFDTRAFGLPWNKFVAGDKVLPEDVTEAASAAMPARRQKEIETWYEASVSRVPLAYGRLVCQRTNISYDSRLRRRYGNGLFSVTLVLAIIVLVAGVLLDPKFTDAILGLAMVAPILSWALREHRKQLDTCNSLQNLQSEFKTVWTKALEGASDEELKVDSRQLQDAIYQHRASAPLVFDWVYYRMRSKNEREAHAAAEEFVKQAEEALSARGVA, encoded by the coding sequence ATGACAAAAAGAAACGATATTACGGAGCTACAGGCGAAGCCGGAAATGGTGCGCCTAATCTGGGCGCGGGACAAGACCTATCAAGCAGCCAAGCACACGCAGGGCTGGTTCGTCTTCTGGACTGCTGCGGTGCCGGTCCTCGGTGCACTAACAAGCGGCCTGTGGCCTGATTTGAAGCCCGCGCTCGCGCTGATTAGCCTGCTGTTACTCTTCCTCGATGTCGGCCTCATCGACCGCCTACAGAAGGAGCGTTTGAAGCGGGGCGCGAAGCTGCAGGAGGAGTTTGACACCAGGGCTTTTGGGCTGCCGTGGAACAAGTTCGTCGCAGGCGACAAGGTCCTCCCAGAAGACGTGACTGAGGCGGCTTCTGCGGCGATGCCGGCTAGGCGGCAGAAGGAAATCGAGACCTGGTACGAGGCCTCCGTCTCGCGTGTTCCCCTTGCCTACGGCAGGCTCGTTTGCCAGCGAACGAACATCTCGTACGACTCGCGGCTGCGTCGCCGTTATGGCAACGGGCTATTCAGCGTGACGCTGGTGCTCGCCATCATTGTTCTGGTCGCTGGAGTTCTGCTGGACCCCAAGTTCACCGACGCAATCTTGGGTTTGGCGATGGTCGCTCCCATACTGTCGTGGGCCTTGCGCGAGCACCGCAAGCAGCTCGACACCTGCAATTCGCTGCAGAACCTGCAGAGTGAGTTTAAAACGGTGTGGACCAAGGCCCTGGAAGGTGCCAGCGACGAGGAGCTAAAGGTCGACTCGCGCCAGCTTCAGGACGCCATTTATCAGCACCGAGCGAGCGCGCCGCTTGTTTTCGACTGGGTTTACTACCGGATGCGTTCGAAGAACGAGAGAGAGGCGCACGCAGCTGCGGAGGAGTTCGTCAAGCAAGCCGAGGAAGCTCTGAGTGCCAGGGGCGTGGCATGA